The Xiphias gladius isolate SHS-SW01 ecotype Sanya breed wild chromosome 7, ASM1685928v1, whole genome shotgun sequence genome window below encodes:
- the mrpl44 gene encoding 39S ribosomal protein L44, mitochondrial, whose protein sequence is MASGYILNRGALTLGIHCQRVCRNISLSQVREKKRWMKAYTYLMAKKLKLEGPPPPKPRSQQPQWDYHAEVQAFSTRLHENFSPELLKTAFINPCYLQAEQERRQDLGVDSETTALVLKDNIKLSTKGAGFTRSFLTDWCRHSFPSLPSEGVESIIGHLTSSAVVAYVARNLGIEDLTMSAEFPVPDDVLHATFMAVIGALQESSGEERAGFFLRDFLITQLIGKDLFDMWTVVNPMGLLVEELTKRNVPLPEPRLIRSAGASTVLPLYFVGLYSDKKLLAQGPGETPVAAEEEAARVALRKLYGYNENRRPFDFSPQQQHQQPLIQSISSN, encoded by the exons ATGGCGTCAGGGTACATACTCAATCGTGGTGCGTTAACATTAGGAATTCATTGTCAGCGTGTTTGCAGAAATATATCGTTATCACAGGTTAGAGAGAAGAAGCGATGGATGAAAGCGTACACATACCTCATGGCAAAGAAGTTAAAGCTTGAGGGACCGCCGCCACCGAAGCCACG CTCTCAACAGCCTCAGTGGGATTACCATGCTGAGGTTCAGGCTTTCAGCACCCGCCTCCATGAGAACTTCTCCCCGGAGCTACTGAAAACAGCCTTCATCAATCCCTGTTACCTGCAGgcggagcaggagaggagacaggatTTAGGCGTGGACTCTGAGACCACGGCTCTTGTTCTGAAAGATAATATTAAGCTGAGTACAAAGGGAGCCGGTTTCACCAGAAGCTTCCTGACCGACTGGTGCAGGCACAGTTTCCCGAGCCTGCCGAGCGAGGGGGTGGAGAGTATCATAGGACACCTCACTAGTTCAGCAGTTGTGGCCTATGTAGCAAGAAATCTCGGCATTGAAGACCTGACCATGAGCGCAGAATTCCCTGTTCCTGATGATGTGCTCCATGCTACATTCATGGCAGTGATTGGAGCTCTACAGGAGAGCAGTGGAGAAGAGCGAGCAGGATTCTTCTTAAGG GATTTCCTGATCACTCAGCTGATAGGAAAGGACCTGTTTGATATGTGGACAGTGGTCAACCCCATGGGACTACTGGTGGAGGAGCTTACCAAGAGGAATGTCCCTCTGCCAGAGCCTCGCCTTATCAGGTCTGCTGGAGCCAGCACCGTCCTGCCACTATACTTTGTCGGCTTGTACAG TGATAAGAAGCTTCTGGCTCAGGGTCCAGGAGAGACACCTGTAGCggctgaggaggaggcagctCGTGTGGCCCTCCGGAAACTCTACGGCTACAATGAGAACCGCAGACCGTTTGACTTCTCTccacaacagcagcatcagcagcctTTAATTCAGTCAATCAGCAGCAATTAA